Proteins from a genomic interval of Arvicola amphibius chromosome 10, mArvAmp1.2, whole genome shotgun sequence:
- the LOC119825372 gene encoding olfactory receptor 5K3-like, whose protein sequence is MTEDNYSLTTEFILVGFSDHQDLKTLLFLVFSAIYLVTMVGNLGLVVLIYMERRLHTPMYIFLSNLALMDSCCSCAITPKMLENFFSVDRKMSLYECMAQFYFLCFAETTDCFLLAAMAYDRYVAICNPLQYHTMMSKKLCLQMTTGAYIAGSLHSMIHIGFLFRLSFCRSHIIKHFFCDVLPLYRLSCVDPYINELMILIFSGSIQSFTITVVLISYFYILFTIFTMKSKEGRSKALSTCASHFLSVSIFYGSLLYMYIRPSSVNEEYKDIPVAIFYTLVIPLLNPFIYSLRNKEVMNVLKRIIKRKL, encoded by the coding sequence ATGACTGAGGACAACTACTCCTTGACAACAGAATTCATCCTGGTGGGATTCTCAGATCACCAAGATCTAAAGACCCTTCTATTCCTGGTGTTCTCTGCCATCTATCTGGTCACTATGGTGGGGAATCTTGGGCTCGTGGTGTTGATCTACATGGAACGCCGTcttcacacacccatgtacatCTTTCTGAGCAACCTGGCTCTCATGGATTCCTGCTGCTCCTGTGCCATCACTCCCAAGATGCTAGAGAACTTCTTCTCTGTGGACAGAAAGATGTCTTTGTACGAATGCATGGCACAGTTctactttctttgttttgctgaAACTACAGACTGCTTCCTCTTGGCAgcaatggcctatgaccgctatgtggcgaTATGCAACCCTCTGCAGTACCACACTATGATGTCCAAGAAGCTCTGTCTTCAGATGACCACAGGAGCCTACATAGCAGGATCCCTGCATTCCATGATTCATATAGGGTTCTTATTCAGGTTATCTTTCTGTAGGTCTCATATAATCAAGCACTTCTTTTGTGATGTCCTTCCATTATATAGACTTTCATGTGTTGACCCTTACATCAATGAATTGATGATACTCATCTTTTCTGGTTCAATTCAAAGTTTTACCATTACTGTAGTCCtgatatcttatttttatatccttTTTACTATATTCACAATGAAGTCCAAAGAGGGAAGAAGCAAAGCCTTATCTActtgtgcttcccactttctatcTGTGTCAATATTCTATGGTTCTCTTCTCTACATGTATATTCGACCAAGTTCAGTGAATGAAGAGTATAAAGACATACCTGTTGCTATTTTTTATACTCTAGTAATTCCTTTATTAAACCCCTTTATTTATAGTCTCAGAAATAAGGAAGTAATGAATGTGctgaaaagaataataaagagaaaactgtAG